The genomic window GCCTGCGAATGCAACCCGGAAGACGCTGCACAGCCGAAAGACGGAGGAAGAACATGGGCCGGATGCCGAGCTTCGAGCGCTCCGCCGTCGTCGACGCCGCGCGCGACGTGTTCTGGCGGCGTGGGTACGCCGAGACGGGTATCGCCGAACTCGAGGACGCCACGGGCCTGACCCGCTCGAGCCTGTACAACGCCTTCGGCAGCAAGCGCGGACTCTTCGACGCCGTCCTCTCGGCCTACCTCGACGATGTGGTCCGCACGCGCCTGCGCCCACTGGGCGGGGGAGACCCCGGCGCCCTCGAGGCCTATGTCGACGACATGCGTTCGGCCATCGAGGCCGACGCCCCGCGCGCTCGCCTGGGGTGCCTGCTGCTCAACGCCGGCTCCTCGCCCCTCGCGAGCGACGACGCCGAGGTGCGCACGCTCGTCTCGGACTACGCGGCCGAGATGCGCGCCGCGATCCGCTCGGCGGTCGCCGACCGTCGCCCCGGCCTGACCCCGGATGCCGTGGACGCGCTCGCCGCGGTCTGCGCCTCGCTCGTGGTGGCCGGCCTCACCCTCGCGCGCGCCGATCGCGACGCGGCGCTGGGGACGCTGGCATCCATCCCCTCGACCCTGGAGTCGTGGGGGCGGAGCTGATTCCGCCGCCGCGCCCACTCGGGGGTGTGGTCAGCCCAGCTTGACGGCCGTGCCGTAAGCGACGACCTCTTGGAAGTTCTGCGCCACCTCGCTGGTGTCGAAGCGCATCGCGATCACCGCGTCGGCGCCGACGGCCTGGGCCGCCTCGACGAGACGCTGCTTCGCCTCGTCACGGCTCTCCTGCAGCTGCTGGGTGAGACCCTGCAGCTCGCCGCCGAAGATCGATTTGAGGCCGGCGCCAAACTGCACCCCGATGTTGCGAGCGCGCACGGTGAGGCCGGTCACTTCGCCATACACTTCGACGATCTGACGGCCGGGGACATCGTTCATGGTCGTGACGAGCATGCGCTCAGTGTGGCAGGTGAGGTAGCGGTGCGCGAGGGGGTGCGCGGAAGCACTTTGTGTATACCTAAGACGCATCCAGGAGCGGCATATTCGCCGTATATGGCGTAGATTGCATACACTGGAGTGATGACGGCGAGGGGGCAGCATGCGAGCGAGTGAACGCGCATATGCGACGCTCCTCGACGAGATCCAGACGGGGGTGCTTTCGCCGGGCACCGTGTTGGGCGAAGTCGACCAGTCCACCCGGCTCGGCGTCAGTCGCACCCCGCTTCGCGAGGCGCTGCGCCGGTTGGCATCCGATGGTCTCGTCGCTCACGCCTCGGCCCGCGTCACCGTCGTCGCCGGCATCGACGTCGACGACATCCGCTCCCTCTTCGATCTGCGTCGCGCGCTCGAGACCGAGGCGGCACGCCTCGCGGCCCGGCGCGGTGACCGCGGTGTTTTCCTCGACCTCGCGACCGAGTTCGCCGGCGTCAACACCGCGGACGCCGACGCGTACTACGCCCTCATTGCCCGCTTCGACTCCGCGATCGACGACGCCGTCGACAACGCCTACCTCTCCGCCGCGCTCCGGAGCGTCCGCACCCATCTCGTACGGGTGCGACGCATGGCGCGAGACAACCCCCTTCGCCTCTCGGCGTCGACGGGGGAGCATGAACTGATCGCGCGAGCGATCGGCGCCGGCGACCCCGAACTCGCCGCCCACGCCACCCACGTGCACCTGCACAACGCCCTCACCACCATCCTCGAAGCCCTCACGGAGGACCCCTCATGACGATCACCCACCACGTGCGCGTGCACCGCAGCGACGAGAACCTCGCCCGCGAGGGCCAGCTCGCCTGGGCGCTCGCGCGCGTCGCGGTCGACCCGGTGGCCGTCGACGACGACGTGACCGAGATGATCGTCAACCGCCTCATCGACAACGCCGCGGTCGCCGCAGCCTCGCTGACCCGTCAGCCCGTGAGCGCCGCGCGCCAGCAGGCGCTTGATCACGCCGTGTCGATCGGCGGAGCGGGCGCCACGGTGTTCGGCTGCGCGCTCGAGCGGCACTCCAGCCCCGAGTGGGCGGCCTGGGCCAACGGCGTGGCCGTACGCGAGCTCGACTATCACGACACCTTCCTCGCCGCGGACTACTCGCACCCCGGCGACAACATCCCGCCCGTGCTGGCCGTCGCCCAGCACATCGGTCGCGACGGCGCCGCCCTCGTGCGCGCCCTCGCCACGGCCTACGAGATCCAGATCGACCTCGTGCGCGCGATCTCGCTGCACAGGCACAAGATCGACCACGTCGCCCACCTGGGTCCCGCCGCCGCAGCCGGCATCGGCACCCTGCTCGATCTCGACCAGGAGACCATCTACCAGGCCATCGGCCAGGCCCTTCACACCACCACGGCCACGCGCCAGTCGCGCAAGGGCGAGATCTCGACGTGGAAGGCGCACGCCCCCGCCTTCGCCGGCAAGATGGCGATCGAGGCCGTCGACCGCGCGATGCGCGGCGAGACCAGTCCCTCGCCCATCTACGAAGGGGAGGACGGCGTCATCGCCTGGATGCTCGACGGCCCCGACGCCTCGTACGACGTGCCCCTGCCCGCCGAGGGAGAGAGCAAGCGCGGCATCCTCGACTCGTACACGAAGGAGCACTCCGCCGAGTACCAGGCGCAGGCGTGGATTGACCTCGCCCGACGCCTCGGCACCGAGCGCCCGGAGCTGCGCGACCCCGCCAACGTGGCATCCGTCGTGCTGCACACGAGCCACCACACGCACTACGTGATCGGTTCGGGGGCGAACGACCCGCAGAAGTACGACCCGAGCGCGTCGCGCGAGACACTCGACCACTCGATCCCGTACATCTTCGCCGTGGCCCTGCAGGACGGCGCGTGGCACCACGTCGACTCGTACACCCCCGAGCGCGCGGGCCGTGCCGACACCGTCGAGCTGTGGCACAAGGTCACCACGGCCGAAGACGCCGAGTGGACGCGCCGGTACCACTCCGAAGACCCCAACGAGAAGGCGTTCGGCGGTCGCGTCGTCATCACCCTCACCGATGGGTCGACCGTGGAGGACGAGATCGCCGTCGCCGACGCCCACCCGCTCGGCGCCCGG from Microbacterium testaceum includes these protein-coding regions:
- a CDS encoding MmgE/PrpD family protein yields the protein MTITHHVRVHRSDENLAREGQLAWALARVAVDPVAVDDDVTEMIVNRLIDNAAVAAASLTRQPVSAARQQALDHAVSIGGAGATVFGCALERHSSPEWAAWANGVAVRELDYHDTFLAADYSHPGDNIPPVLAVAQHIGRDGAALVRALATAYEIQIDLVRAISLHRHKIDHVAHLGPAAAAGIGTLLDLDQETIYQAIGQALHTTTATRQSRKGEISTWKAHAPAFAGKMAIEAVDRAMRGETSPSPIYEGEDGVIAWMLDGPDASYDVPLPAEGESKRGILDSYTKEHSAEYQAQAWIDLARRLGTERPELRDPANVASVVLHTSHHTHYVIGSGANDPQKYDPSASRETLDHSIPYIFAVALQDGAWHHVDSYTPERAGRADTVELWHKVTTAEDAEWTRRYHSEDPNEKAFGGRVVITLTDGSTVEDEIAVADAHPLGARPFAREDYVRKFRLLAEPVLQPDEIERFLELVQRLPELTPAEVMQLSIVAKPGVLALAPAPKGLF
- a CDS encoding YbjQ family protein, which gives rise to MLVTTMNDVPGRQIVEVYGEVTGLTVRARNIGVQFGAGLKSIFGGELQGLTQQLQESRDEAKQRLVEAAQAVGADAVIAMRFDTSEVAQNFQEVVAYGTAVKLG
- a CDS encoding TetR/AcrR family transcriptional regulator is translated as MPSFERSAVVDAARDVFWRRGYAETGIAELEDATGLTRSSLYNAFGSKRGLFDAVLSAYLDDVVRTRLRPLGGGDPGALEAYVDDMRSAIEADAPRARLGCLLLNAGSSPLASDDAEVRTLVSDYAAEMRAAIRSAVADRRPGLTPDAVDALAAVCASLVVAGLTLARADRDAALGTLASIPSTLESWGRS
- a CDS encoding GntR family transcriptional regulator, encoding MRASERAYATLLDEIQTGVLSPGTVLGEVDQSTRLGVSRTPLREALRRLASDGLVAHASARVTVVAGIDVDDIRSLFDLRRALETEAARLAARRGDRGVFLDLATEFAGVNTADADAYYALIARFDSAIDDAVDNAYLSAALRSVRTHLVRVRRMARDNPLRLSASTGEHELIARAIGAGDPELAAHATHVHLHNALTTILEALTEDPS